A single Ignavibacteriales bacterium DNA region contains:
- a CDS encoding NAD-dependent succinate-semialdehyde dehydrogenase has product MKTIATVNPATEKTLHEYKLHSRQEAEEIIASLSHQQKEFRKTSFKERALLLKNLSQELRSETTALAELITSEMGKPLAQAKAEVEKCAWVCDYYAENGELFLQDTEIATDAFKSLVSFRPLGVTLGIMPWNFPFWQVFRFAVPSVMAGNTALLKHASNVSGSSLVIERLFEDAGFPKNVFRSIIYPAASMEDIISHPAVKTVSITGSTLAGKSVASIAGKYLKKCVLELGGSDPYVVLKDADLPLAVAACAKGRLINGGQSCIAAKRFIVVKDVVKEFTELLVSEFKTYRTGNPMDQQYSVGPLAKKEFVEEIALICESSEKMGARLIYREEAAFSEGFYFTPRIYTGVTSEMSLFREETFGPVAVIIEAKDAEDAFRLANDSPFGLGGAVFTSDRHFGEIAAKEYIEAGSVFVNDFVRSDPRLPFGGINESGYGRELAPFGIREFTNIKTVYIK; this is encoded by the coding sequence ATGAAAACTATAGCAACAGTAAATCCCGCTACCGAGAAAACTCTCCACGAGTATAAACTCCATTCACGCCAGGAAGCTGAAGAAATTATAGCTTCCCTTAGTCATCAGCAAAAGGAATTCCGGAAAACCTCTTTCAAAGAGAGAGCTCTTTTACTTAAAAATCTCTCTCAGGAACTCAGGTCTGAGACCACTGCTCTTGCCGAACTGATAACTTCAGAAATGGGTAAACCTTTGGCTCAGGCAAAAGCTGAGGTAGAGAAGTGCGCCTGGGTTTGTGATTATTATGCTGAAAACGGCGAGTTATTTCTTCAGGATACCGAGATTGCTACTGATGCCTTTAAGAGTTTAGTTTCCTTCAGGCCGCTCGGAGTAACGCTTGGTATCATGCCCTGGAATTTTCCATTCTGGCAGGTCTTCCGGTTCGCGGTTCCCTCTGTCATGGCAGGGAATACCGCGCTGCTGAAACACGCCTCCAATGTCAGCGGATCTTCATTAGTCATTGAGCGGCTTTTTGAAGATGCCGGTTTCCCAAAAAATGTTTTCAGAAGTATCATATATCCTGCAGCATCAATGGAAGATATTATCAGTCATCCTGCAGTTAAAACGGTCAGCATTACCGGGAGCACTCTGGCAGGTAAAAGTGTTGCCTCAATAGCCGGAAAGTATCTAAAAAAATGTGTTCTGGAACTTGGCGGAAGTGATCCGTATGTTGTTTTAAAGGATGCTGATCTTCCTTTAGCTGTGGCTGCCTGTGCAAAAGGGAGATTAATCAACGGAGGTCAAAGCTGTATTGCTGCCAAACGGTTTATCGTGGTGAAGGATGTTGTTAAGGAGTTTACTGAACTTCTAGTGTCAGAATTCAAAACCTACCGGACAGGTAATCCGATGGATCAGCAGTATTCAGTTGGTCCGCTCGCAAAAAAAGAATTTGTTGAAGAGATAGCACTGATCTGTGAATCATCAGAGAAAATGGGTGCCCGGCTTATATACAGGGAAGAAGCAGCCTTCAGCGAAGGATTTTATTTCACACCAAGGATATACACCGGTGTAACCAGTGAAATGTCCCTTTTTCGGGAAGAAACTTTTGGTCCTGTTGCGGTAATCATCGAAGCAAAAGACGCAGAAGATGCATTCAGACTTGCGAATGATTCACCGTTCGGCCTGGGAGGCGCTGTTTTTACTTCCGACAGGCATTTCGGAGAAATAGCAGCAAAGGAGTATATCGAAGCCGGTTCTGTGTTTGTCAATGATTTTGTGCGCTCAGACCCGCGTCTTCCTTTCGGGGGAATTAATGAATCCGGATACGGCAGGGAATTAGCCCCGTTCGGAATAAGAGAATTTACCAACATCAAAACTGTTTACATAAAATAA
- a CDS encoding peptidase M64, translating to MRLLILIFIISANVSYSQIKFESYFEDKSLRIDYIHAGNATEDSYFLKELREEPYWGGSLVNLIDTFNLGKYKIELIDKVSGKLIYSRHYATLFSEWQTTDEAKKITKAFEESMLTPFPKKPVIVKFYTRDRRNALHEKYAVEIDPANYFILKDQRMPFDTMRIHYTGDHHKKLDIVILAEGYTADDMGKFETDCRKFTDYLFNSSPYKERKDDFNIWGVKVHSKEAGTDIPKPGVYRNTALGSSFYTFDVERYLMTESFFAVRDAASNVPYDQIFILVNSGKYGGGAIYNHYSVCVNNNQSEEYIFVHEFGHGFASLADEYYTSEVAYNEFYPVDIEPLEANVTTLVDFDKKWKHMIAEGTPVPTPATVEYENKLGAFEGGGYAAKGIYRPRQDCTMKSISVDNFCPVCSKALSDMIDFYSR from the coding sequence ATGAGATTGTTAATTCTCATATTTATTATCTCCGCAAACGTTTCTTATTCTCAAATAAAATTTGAAAGTTATTTCGAGGATAAGTCTCTCCGTATTGATTATATCCATGCCGGAAATGCAACAGAAGATTCCTATTTTCTTAAAGAACTACGTGAAGAGCCATACTGGGGAGGATCACTGGTAAATCTGATTGATACGTTTAATCTGGGCAAATATAAAATTGAACTGATTGACAAGGTAAGCGGTAAGCTGATTTATTCAAGACATTATGCAACACTTTTTAGTGAATGGCAGACAACCGACGAGGCAAAAAAAATAACCAAGGCTTTTGAGGAGAGTATGCTTACCCCTTTTCCAAAAAAGCCGGTAATCGTAAAATTCTATACCAGAGACAGAAGAAATGCTCTGCATGAAAAGTATGCTGTTGAGATTGATCCTGCAAACTATTTCATTCTGAAGGATCAGAGGATGCCGTTTGATACCATGCGGATTCATTACACAGGTGATCATCATAAGAAACTGGATATAGTAATTCTGGCTGAAGGATACACCGCTGATGATATGGGTAAGTTTGAAACGGACTGCCGGAAGTTTACAGATTACTTATTCAACTCGTCTCCATACAAAGAGCGGAAAGATGATTTTAATATCTGGGGTGTAAAGGTCCATTCCAAAGAAGCGGGTACAGATATCCCTAAACCAGGTGTTTACAGGAATACTGCATTGGGAAGTTCTTTCTATACATTCGATGTCGAACGCTATCTGATGACCGAATCTTTCTTTGCGGTCAGAGATGCAGCCTCCAATGTTCCGTACGATCAGATATTCATTCTGGTTAATAGCGGTAAATATGGCGGCGGGGCCATATACAATCATTATTCAGTTTGTGTTAATAATAATCAGTCTGAGGAGTATATCTTTGTCCATGAGTTTGGTCACGGATTTGCCTCGCTTGCTGATGAATACTACACCAGTGAGGTTGCATATAATGAGTTTTACCCGGTTGATATTGAACCTCTTGAGGCAAACGTAACAACGCTGGTTGATTTTGATAAAAAATGGAAACATATGATTGCTGAAGGGACACCAGTCCCGACTCCTGCAACTGTTGAGTATGAAAACAAACTCGGAGCTTTTGAAGGGGGAGGATATGCAGCAAAAGGGATCTATCGTCCCAGACAGGACTGTACAATGAAATCAATATCTGTTGATAATTTTTGCCCTGTTTGTTCAAAAGCCCTCTCAGATATGATTGATTTTTATTCAAGATGA
- a CDS encoding M1 family metallopeptidase has protein sequence MPRIFLFLSLAGLFLSLFQEYYGSGGMRAELGQFTSDSSSYSKFPNWQDLYNTPEQYKIDVLHYDFSIRLDYSAKNIQAESIITLVVTENINTVDLNFGSSLKIGELLLNGKEVQYKRSGMVLSVLSSSVPGDTLEVKISYSGKPLNQGDGSFTWQGFNGARVISTLGEPNLNPSWFICNDRPDDKALLDIRITNDTSFTSVSNGSLIAVITEGDQKTYHWRSSYPVSTYLIALYSGQYERFEDKYISASGDTIPIEYYVVPSKRKAAETAFARHADMFEFMELTIGEYPFKREKYGVAGFNWQGGAMENQTITGVGHSLIDESSAMETTYLHELAHHWFGNSVGPKTWRDIWLNEGFASYFEGLYLIYTGQIRDISEYMAGLRRIEYPDKMYNPGHDEIFNRAVYDKGAWVLHALRYEIGDSLFSRVLKTYYETYKYSNASTQDFQYICEMVSGTDLRRFFNQYVYYGNEIPVIRYHYSVEKQGAVYQTTIVFEQKNVTEPYQVKFDITLSGEDQTSDERILLTDWSETKVFKTRFLPKKILPDKNGNFIGLIVPAK, from the coding sequence ATGCCAAGGATATTTCTCTTTTTATCTCTTGCCGGATTATTCCTTTCACTGTTCCAGGAGTATTACGGTTCTGGCGGTATGCGGGCCGAATTGGGTCAATTTACCTCCGATTCTTCCTCTTATTCAAAATTCCCGAACTGGCAGGACTTATATAACACGCCTGAACAGTATAAAATTGATGTCCTTCATTATGATTTTTCAATCAGACTTGACTATTCTGCAAAGAATATTCAGGCTGAAAGTATCATTACTCTTGTTGTAACAGAGAACATAAACACGGTCGATCTGAATTTTGGCAGCAGTCTAAAGATTGGTGAACTGCTGCTGAATGGCAAAGAAGTTCAGTATAAACGAAGCGGAATGGTACTCTCGGTTCTTTCATCCTCAGTTCCGGGTGATACACTCGAGGTAAAAATTAGTTATTCGGGCAAACCACTTAATCAGGGAGACGGGTCTTTTACCTGGCAGGGATTTAACGGAGCCAGGGTAATCAGTACTCTCGGAGAACCAAATCTTAATCCTTCCTGGTTCATTTGTAATGACAGACCAGATGATAAGGCGCTCCTGGATATTCGTATAACTAATGACACCTCATTTACATCGGTCTCAAATGGCTCCCTGATTGCGGTAATAACGGAAGGGGATCAAAAAACGTATCACTGGAGGAGCAGTTATCCCGTATCGACCTATTTGATAGCCCTGTATTCAGGTCAGTATGAGCGATTTGAGGATAAATACATTTCTGCCTCGGGAGATACCATTCCAATTGAGTATTATGTAGTTCCTTCGAAACGTAAAGCGGCTGAAACCGCTTTTGCCAGACATGCAGATATGTTTGAATTTATGGAACTTACAATCGGAGAATACCCCTTCAAAAGAGAAAAATATGGTGTGGCAGGATTCAACTGGCAGGGCGGAGCCATGGAGAACCAGACAATCACAGGAGTCGGGCATTCACTCATTGACGAATCTTCGGCTATGGAGACAACATATCTTCATGAACTCGCACATCACTGGTTTGGGAATTCGGTTGGTCCAAAAACGTGGAGGGATATCTGGCTGAATGAGGGTTTTGCAAGCTATTTTGAAGGACTTTATCTCATTTACACCGGTCAAATTAGGGATATTTCTGAATATATGGCCGGATTACGAAGGATAGAATACCCAGATAAAATGTATAATCCGGGCCATGATGAGATTTTTAACAGGGCGGTCTACGACAAAGGAGCATGGGTACTTCATGCTCTGAGATATGAAATAGGAGATAGTCTGTTTTCCCGGGTTTTGAAAACCTATTACGAGACGTATAAGTATTCAAATGCTTCAACGCAGGACTTTCAGTATATTTGTGAGATGGTTTCCGGTACTGATTTGAGACGTTTTTTTAATCAGTACGTCTATTACGGTAACGAAATTCCGGTGATCAGATACCACTATTCCGTTGAGAAGCAGGGGGCGGTGTATCAGACCACCATAGTATTTGAACAAAAAAATGTAACTGAACCATATCAGGTTAAATTTGATATTACCCTGAGTGGTGAAGATCAAACTTCTGATGAGAGAATTCTCCTGACTGACTGGTCTGAAACGAAAGTTTTTAAGACCCGGTTTCTGCCAAAAAAAATTCTGCCGGATAAAAACGGAAATTTCATCGGATTGATCGTCCCCGCAAAGTAA
- a CDS encoding dehydrogenase, which translates to MASTETEIKELKTKSAITYERGGLSNQTLTDIYYKLITPRLIEEKMLNLLRQGKISKWFSGIGQEAISVGTVTALPQDVMIMPLIRNLGIFTGRGIPLARLFSQFQGKFNGFTKGRDRSFHFGSLEHHICGMISHLGPQLALADGAALWEKLKGTGKCSVAFSGDGGTSQGDFHEALNVAAVWDLPVFFIVENNGYGLSTPTSQQYKCATIADKGIGYGIESIRIDGNNVLEVYDTISSLYKKQQENPRPFLIEALTFRMRGHEEASGTKYVPKELFEQWGKKDPVSNYEYYLIDEGVLTENQTAAIRERIKEEINEEWERSEKEPEVTPDTIFELNDMYPRFTKSAAPAPEETKREIRFIDAVSEGLKQSLQNNPELIVMGQDVADYGGVFKITDGFISEFGKERIRNTPLCESAIIGTALGYAIKGGKAVVEMQFADFVSCGFNQIVNNLAKINYRWEAPANVVVRLPCGGGVGAGPFHSQTNEAWFFHTPGLKIAYPSNPYDAKGLLARAIEDPAPVLFFEHKGLYRSLSGFVPEQYYSLEFGRAAKLSEGNSVTIITYGYGTIWAKNMLEKFLSNTLEIIDLRTLVPIDYELIFSSVKKTGKVLILHEDTLTGGIGAEISARISRECFEYLDAPVYRSASLDTPVPFSVKLENNFLPSGRLEKELKELLAY; encoded by the coding sequence ATGGCATCTACAGAGACGGAAATAAAAGAACTTAAGACTAAATCAGCTATCACCTATGAACGAGGCGGACTTTCAAATCAGACGTTAACCGATATATATTACAAGTTAATAACACCTCGTCTTATTGAAGAGAAAATGCTGAATCTTCTCAGACAGGGTAAAATAAGCAAATGGTTTTCAGGTATCGGGCAGGAAGCTATTTCGGTAGGTACTGTTACCGCTCTGCCTCAAGATGTGATGATCATGCCCTTAATCCGCAATCTCGGAATTTTTACCGGAAGGGGAATTCCGCTTGCACGGCTCTTCTCGCAGTTTCAGGGAAAGTTCAACGGCTTTACCAAAGGAAGAGACCGGTCATTTCACTTTGGCAGTCTGGAGCATCATATATGCGGAATGATATCCCATCTCGGACCACAATTAGCTCTTGCTGATGGTGCAGCACTCTGGGAAAAACTTAAAGGAACTGGAAAGTGTTCTGTTGCATTCTCCGGAGACGGAGGAACAAGTCAGGGGGATTTTCATGAGGCACTTAATGTTGCGGCTGTTTGGGATTTGCCTGTTTTCTTTATTGTTGAGAATAATGGATACGGACTTTCAACACCAACCTCCCAGCAATATAAGTGTGCGACAATTGCTGATAAGGGAATAGGGTACGGAATTGAATCAATCAGAATTGACGGTAATAATGTGCTTGAGGTGTATGACACGATTTCATCCCTCTATAAGAAGCAGCAGGAAAACCCTCGTCCATTCCTTATCGAAGCATTAACATTCAGAATGAGGGGACATGAGGAAGCTTCTGGTACCAAGTATGTGCCGAAAGAGTTGTTTGAGCAGTGGGGTAAAAAAGATCCGGTTTCCAATTACGAGTATTATCTGATTGATGAAGGAGTACTGACTGAAAATCAGACAGCTGCTATAAGAGAGCGGATCAAGGAGGAAATTAATGAGGAGTGGGAACGGAGCGAAAAGGAGCCGGAAGTAACCCCAGATACCATCTTTGAACTCAATGATATGTATCCGCGATTTACCAAATCTGCTGCACCCGCTCCTGAAGAAACAAAGAGAGAGATTCGCTTTATTGATGCGGTGTCTGAAGGACTGAAACAGTCACTTCAGAATAACCCTGAGTTGATCGTCATGGGGCAGGATGTTGCCGATTATGGGGGAGTATTCAAAATTACGGATGGTTTTATTTCGGAATTCGGGAAAGAGAGAATCCGGAACACGCCGCTTTGTGAGTCGGCTATCATTGGCACAGCGCTTGGATATGCCATTAAAGGGGGCAAAGCTGTAGTTGAAATGCAGTTTGCAGATTTTGTTTCCTGCGGTTTTAATCAGATTGTAAACAATCTGGCAAAGATTAATTATCGCTGGGAAGCTCCTGCAAATGTAGTTGTCCGCCTACCATGCGGAGGAGGTGTGGGAGCAGGACCGTTTCACTCCCAGACCAATGAAGCATGGTTCTTCCATACACCAGGTCTTAAGATTGCGTATCCTTCGAATCCCTATGATGCAAAGGGGTTATTAGCCAGAGCTATCGAAGATCCTGCTCCCGTTCTTTTCTTTGAGCATAAAGGCCTTTACAGATCATTATCCGGATTTGTACCGGAACAGTATTACTCTTTAGAGTTCGGCAGGGCTGCCAAACTTTCGGAAGGTAACTCTGTTACCATAATTACTTATGGTTATGGCACCATCTGGGCAAAGAATATGCTTGAGAAATTTCTTTCGAACACATTGGAAATCATTGACTTACGTACTCTTGTCCCGATTGATTATGAACTAATTTTCTCGAGTGTAAAGAAAACAGGAAAGGTTCTTATTCTTCACGAAGATACGCTTACGGGCGGAATCGGAGCAGAGATATCTGCCAGAATTTCCAGAGAATGTTTTGAATATCTTGATGCTCCCGTTTACCGGTCTGCTTCGCTTGATACACCTGTTCCTTTCTCAGTAAAACTTGAGAATAATTTTCTTCCTTCAGGCAGACTGGAGAAAGAACTGAAGGAGCTGCTGGCTTATTGA
- a CDS encoding UDP-2,3-diacylglucosamine diphosphatase codes for MKSYSKGPFYFISDIHLGLSDPQTERNKESVLVSFLDSIKNAEVLFIAGDLYDYWFEYRRVYQKGFFRLLNSLYNLRARGTEIVYVIGNHDFMHRDFFSSEIGAVMIEDDFTAELNGKRFYISHGDGLLKGDYGYKMLKMVLRNKKIQWLYSLIHPDLGISLAGHSSKTSRQHTSSRTGLETDGLKDKASEILSTGFDYVLFGHTHRRVMQNIGGGWYVNLGTWLEKPCYGKFENDIFTINDLS; via the coding sequence TTGAAGTCTTACAGTAAAGGACCATTTTATTTTATATCAGATATCCATCTTGGATTATCTGATCCGCAAACTGAAAGAAACAAAGAATCAGTTCTTGTCAGCTTTCTTGATAGTATAAAAAACGCCGAGGTATTATTCATTGCAGGCGATCTTTATGACTATTGGTTTGAATACCGCAGAGTGTATCAGAAGGGTTTTTTCCGTCTGCTGAATTCATTATATAATCTGCGGGCCAGGGGTACTGAGATTGTTTATGTTATTGGTAACCATGATTTCATGCATAGGGATTTTTTTTCATCTGAAATCGGTGCCGTGATGATCGAGGATGATTTTACTGCAGAACTGAATGGCAAAAGATTTTATATCTCCCATGGGGATGGCTTGTTAAAAGGAGATTATGGTTATAAGATGCTTAAAATGGTACTGCGTAATAAAAAGATTCAGTGGCTCTATTCTCTTATTCATCCTGATTTGGGCATTAGTCTGGCAGGCCACTCAAGCAAGACCAGCCGTCAGCATACTTCTTCCCGGACGGGATTGGAAACAGATGGTCTGAAGGATAAAGCCTCGGAAATCCTGAGTACCGGTTTCGATTATGTTCTTTTCGGTCATACACACCGGAGAGTCATGCAAAATATCGGTGGTGGATGGTATGTTAATCTCGGTACCTGGCTGGAAAAGCCCTGTTACGGAAAATTTGAAAACGATATATTTACGATTAATGATTTGAGTTAA
- a CDS encoding serine/threonine-protein phosphatase: protein MIYKKLHKTIEDVTSKAFESEEKMITSVIDEFVHDKIQEIIGGRLWKLFPDEGCYRIVYQTGKMGLIKKNFEIKVSDYSFMDLFVNERTIFGHETNHELMKKGIFKFAASGVGDRIKISGKYYYEYLVAYNRSVLNEEFKYLLNIMASVLTSKIRLRRSSKSAKTLMEDLDKARQLQRSILPQHEYVFFDYDIYGLTVPAEMVGGDFFDYLESKGEKDRIGIILGDAASKGVSAAAEAMYISGALRMASTFEIKIAPLMKRMNALVNQIFSDDKFTSLFYGELSNDKTGLFLFASAGHNPPFFLKKGAKDVILLNPTGPVLGPSPKASYTVENVNFNPGDILLIYSDGVVESQNADGEFYEESRLKNMLIRNSNKSAREIALKIIEDVIKFSKNGQYNDDKTLVIIKKRG from the coding sequence ATGATCTATAAAAAACTCCATAAGACAATTGAGGATGTTACCTCAAAAGCTTTTGAATCCGAAGAAAAAATGATTACCTCAGTCATTGATGAATTCGTTCATGACAAGATTCAGGAAATTATCGGAGGGCGTCTCTGGAAACTTTTTCCTGATGAAGGGTGCTACAGAATAGTATATCAGACGGGTAAGATGGGGCTGATTAAGAAGAATTTTGAAATCAAAGTTTCTGACTACTCATTCATGGATCTTTTTGTGAATGAGAGAACCATTTTTGGTCATGAGACCAATCACGAACTGATGAAAAAGGGGATATTTAAGTTTGCAGCATCCGGAGTCGGTGACAGAATAAAAATCAGCGGAAAATATTATTACGAGTATCTGGTTGCTTATAACCGGTCGGTACTTAATGAAGAATTTAAGTATCTGCTCAACATTATGGCATCAGTGCTTACTTCAAAAATCCGCCTGCGCCGTTCTTCAAAATCGGCCAAAACATTAATGGAAGACCTTGATAAAGCAAGACAACTGCAGAGGTCAATTCTTCCCCAGCATGAGTACGTCTTCTTTGATTATGATATTTATGGACTCACGGTTCCGGCAGAGATGGTCGGGGGTGATTTTTTTGATTACCTGGAGTCAAAGGGAGAAAAGGACAGAATAGGCATAATATTGGGAGATGCGGCCAGCAAAGGGGTCAGTGCTGCGGCCGAAGCCATGTATATTTCAGGGGCCCTCAGAATGGCAAGCACATTCGAGATTAAGATCGCTCCATTAATGAAAAGAATGAATGCCCTGGTAAATCAGATTTTCTCGGATGATAAGTTTACCAGTCTGTTTTACGGTGAGCTTTCAAATGACAAAACGGGATTATTTCTTTTTGCCAGCGCCGGGCATAATCCTCCGTTTTTCCTGAAAAAAGGGGCTAAAGATGTTATCCTCCTGAATCCGACCGGTCCCGTACTCGGACCCTCCCCAAAAGCGTCCTATACCGTTGAAAATGTGAATTTTAACCCGGGGGATATTCTTCTGATCTACTCAGACGGAGTTGTTGAATCTCAGAATGCAGACGGCGAATTTTATGAAGAAAGCCGGTTAAAGAACATGCTGATACGGAACAGTAATAAAAGTGCCCGTGAGATTGCATTAAAAATTATTGAGGATGTAATTAAGTTCTCAAAAAACGGACAGTATAATGACGATAAAACCCTGGTGATTATCAAAAAAAGGGGATAA
- a CDS encoding PBP1A family penicillin-binding protein, whose translation MNKTVKKKNPGHKKLYIFSGIVVLFLLFLWYVVSGLPGLEELENPDPHFATKVYSVDGELVGQFYIENRIETDIDSLPKHLIEALIATEDRKFYDHWGVDLDRFVKAMVKNIFTFSREGASTITQQLAKNLYQLKGAKENLFDTGVRKLREWFTAIQIERTFTKKEILELYLNISYFGKGAYGVETAAQIYFNKKADELTVPESALLIALLKSSVFYDPEKRPERAKQRRNIVMYNMVQQEVLSSSEYEKFKREPIVLARGQKVNIKTVAPHFLEYIRQEMQQLIADKRISADLYRDGLTIYTTLDYQMQIIANKVSKEHLAEYQALFNKNWKWEKNNALLKSLVERAARNSNLYRSAETESEKKRVLNLLKNDPEFVDSVKIAEATVQVGFVVTDQSSGEIRAMVGGENQDFLYGLNHVTQIRRQPGSSFKPIVYAVAVDNGCSPEQLFENQIFEYEGWSPRNSDGEYGDFMTLREALARSVNVIAGRLTTSDYAPPEQVVQLAKDMGINSELRAFPSIALGTSEITPLELAGAYGTIANGGIYMKPFSILRVEDRNGIVIYETRPQKKNVLSPRTAAIVVDMMQDVVNWGTGAGARRYFHRPAAGKTGTTQAYSDAWFGGFTPQLLGVVWVGFDDHRVKFSGWYGQGAKAAMPIWAKFMAETYKTLNLPLKYFDIPSGVAYAEFCKYAVSQGVPALANETCPEVISDIIDTENPPEQCIFHPGPPRRPGGQADTQNKNTSGGSGW comes from the coding sequence ATGAATAAAACAGTTAAAAAGAAAAATCCAGGCCATAAAAAGTTATATATATTTTCAGGTATTGTTGTCCTCTTTCTGTTATTTCTGTGGTATGTTGTAAGCGGATTGCCCGGGCTTGAAGAACTGGAAAATCCGGATCCACACTTTGCGACAAAGGTCTATTCCGTTGATGGTGAACTTGTCGGGCAGTTTTATATTGAGAACAGAATCGAAACAGACATTGACAGTCTTCCGAAACATCTGATAGAAGCTCTCATTGCAACGGAGGACAGGAAATTTTATGATCACTGGGGTGTTGATCTTGACCGCTTTGTTAAAGCAATGGTGAAAAATATCTTTACTTTTTCAAGGGAGGGGGCAAGCACCATAACGCAGCAGCTTGCAAAGAATCTTTATCAGCTTAAAGGAGCGAAAGAAAATCTTTTTGATACGGGCGTCAGAAAACTGCGGGAGTGGTTCACTGCTATTCAGATTGAACGTACTTTTACAAAAAAGGAAATTCTGGAGCTGTATCTCAATATATCCTATTTTGGTAAGGGAGCTTACGGAGTAGAAACCGCTGCACAGATATATTTTAATAAAAAAGCTGATGAGCTGACGGTACCCGAATCTGCTTTGCTCATTGCGCTTTTAAAATCATCTGTATTTTATGATCCAGAAAAAAGACCGGAAAGGGCAAAACAAAGAAGAAATATTGTCATGTACAATATGGTACAGCAGGAAGTTTTGTCTTCATCGGAATATGAAAAGTTCAAAAGGGAACCGATCGTTCTTGCAAGGGGGCAGAAAGTAAATATAAAAACAGTTGCACCGCATTTTCTGGAATATATCCGTCAGGAAATGCAGCAGCTGATAGCTGATAAAAGAATTTCTGCTGATCTCTATCGGGACGGACTGACAATCTATACAACTCTGGATTATCAGATGCAGATTATAGCGAATAAAGTTTCGAAAGAACATCTCGCTGAGTATCAGGCGTTGTTTAATAAAAACTGGAAATGGGAGAAAAATAACGCACTTCTGAAGTCATTAGTTGAACGGGCTGCCAGGAACAGTAATCTTTACCGTTCTGCGGAAACCGAATCAGAAAAGAAAAGAGTATTAAATCTCCTCAAGAATGATCCTGAATTCGTAGATTCAGTAAAAATTGCAGAAGCCACGGTGCAGGTTGGGTTTGTTGTTACAGATCAGTCAAGCGGTGAGATACGCGCAATGGTGGGGGGTGAGAACCAGGATTTTCTTTACGGACTGAATCATGTTACTCAGATCAGAAGGCAGCCAGGCTCATCCTTTAAACCCATTGTTTATGCTGTTGCAGTTGATAATGGCTGTTCTCCGGAACAGTTGTTTGAGAATCAGATCTTTGAATATGAAGGGTGGTCACCGAGAAACAGCGACGGAGAATATGGTGATTTTATGACTCTGAGGGAAGCCTTAGCCCGCTCAGTTAACGTTATTGCAGGAAGGCTAACCACATCTGATTATGCCCCTCCAGAACAGGTGGTACAGCTTGCTAAGGATATGGGGATCAATTCCGAACTGCGTGCTTTTCCATCAATAGCCCTTGGAACTTCTGAAATCACTCCGCTTGAACTTGCTGGCGCATACGGAACTATTGCCAACGGCGGCATCTATATGAAACCCTTCTCAATTTTACGGGTTGAAGACAGAAATGGTATTGTGATTTATGAGACCAGACCTCAAAAGAAAAACGTTCTCTCACCAAGAACCGCTGCAATAGTTGTGGATATGATGCAGGATGTTGTCAACTGGGGAACAGGCGCTGGAGCCAGAAGATATTTCCACAGACCGGCTGCCGGTAAGACAGGGACCACGCAGGCGTATTCTGATGCCTGGTTCGGAGGATTTACTCCTCAGCTGCTAGGTGTAGTATGGGTCGGTTTTGATGATCACAGGGTAAAATTTAGCGGCTGGTACGGTCAGGGAGCCAAAGCGGCTATGCCGATCTGGGCTAAATTCATGGCGGAAACTTATAAAACACTTAATCTTCCGCTTAAATATTTTGATATTCCATCCGGTGTAGCATATGCGGAATTTTGCAAATATGCTGTCAGTCAGGGAGTACCAGCTCTGGCCAATGAGACCTGTCCGGAGGTAATTTCAGACATTATTGATACTGAGAATCCGCCTGAGCAGTGTATTTTTCATCCGGGACCCCCAAGAAGACCAGGGGGACAGGCTGATACACAAAACAAAAATACTTCGGGGGGGTCTGGTTGGTAA